One Calditerrivibrio sp. genomic region harbors:
- a CDS encoding HAD-IC family P-type ATPase: MIWYKSDITQIFEYLATSENGLSTEEAKKRIKLYGFNKLPDSNKINIFKIILHQFTSPLIYILIISGVITFYLNEYIDSFVIFAVVILNALIGFPQELKAEKNVKALKEMLLPKVSIIRDGVANEINNHDIVPGDIVLLSSGMRVPADIRLIYTNELRIDESILTGESIPANKTDKTISEDNLTPGDQKNMAFMGTLIVSGRGKGVVVATGTSTEIGKIAKNLYEIESSQAPIKTKIEKFTKEIGTFIMLASLIIFFIGLIKGISVKTMFLTSIAVAVAAIPEGLPIVVTIALSVGVARMAKKNAIIRKLPAAETLGSTTIICSDKTGTLTKNEMTVQKVFSKNTVYDIKGSGYIPKGEILKDGKQVLLKEFDNLYLTFLVGALCNESTINIINDKPKITGDPTEVALIISAMKGGLKIDHLKSVFKLLYTIPFESEKGFMATFHKHNDTFFIFVKGSPEKIFELCSFHSELSQLEAIKTAETFSKDGMRVLAFAYKEISKNTAILYQTTGQSEYIHNELKELTFVGLQAMVDPPRPEAIEAIAGCRKAGIRVVMITGDHALTAKTIAKQLLIIIDEEEVLIGKDIENMNDDELLEKVKYINVYARVTPEHKLRIVNQLKRLGHIVAVTGDGVNDAPALKSAHIGVAMGKSGTDVAKEASDMVLTDDNFATIYKAVKEGRIVFENIRKVTFFLIPTALGSILSILGTLLMNIPIPLVPAQLLWINIVTNGLQDVSLAFEPGEKGIETRPPRKPEEPIMSKTLIERTFLIGILIALGVIYIFQHTLDKGYSIEKARTMAMTTMVFFQFFQAWNARSETVSIFKIDPLSNKFLFFSLIAATLAQLAVIYLPQLQWIFRTEPLNCNDWLLLLFISSSVVILVEVDKYLRKKLK; this comes from the coding sequence ATGATCTGGTATAAAAGTGATATAACCCAAATTTTTGAATACCTTGCAACGTCAGAAAATGGTCTTTCAACTGAAGAAGCCAAAAAAAGGATAAAACTATACGGCTTTAATAAATTACCCGACTCAAATAAAATTAATATATTCAAAATTATTCTACATCAGTTTACAAGCCCACTAATTTACATACTTATAATCTCCGGTGTAATCACCTTTTACCTCAATGAGTATATAGATTCCTTTGTAATATTTGCAGTAGTAATTTTAAATGCCCTCATAGGTTTTCCCCAAGAACTAAAGGCTGAAAAAAATGTAAAAGCCCTAAAAGAGATGTTACTACCAAAAGTGAGTATCATAAGGGATGGGGTAGCTAACGAAATAAATAACCACGACATCGTTCCCGGTGATATCGTTTTATTATCATCAGGGATGAGGGTACCAGCTGATATCCGTTTGATCTATACCAATGAACTTAGAATTGACGAATCTATACTGACTGGGGAGTCTATACCCGCCAATAAAACAGACAAAACTATATCAGAGGACAACCTCACCCCTGGCGATCAAAAAAACATGGCTTTTATGGGGACATTGATAGTAAGTGGACGAGGTAAAGGGGTTGTGGTTGCCACCGGAACATCTACAGAAATTGGTAAGATAGCAAAAAACCTTTACGAAATAGAATCCTCCCAAGCTCCCATAAAAACAAAAATTGAAAAGTTTACAAAAGAGATCGGTACTTTTATAATGCTTGCCTCTTTAATAATCTTTTTTATTGGATTAATAAAAGGTATTAGCGTTAAAACCATGTTCTTGACATCAATTGCTGTAGCCGTTGCTGCTATACCTGAAGGGTTGCCCATTGTTGTCACCATAGCATTGTCTGTTGGAGTAGCAAGGATGGCAAAGAAAAACGCAATTATCAGGAAACTACCGGCAGCAGAAACCCTCGGTAGCACTACCATCATATGCTCCGACAAAACAGGAACGCTAACAAAAAACGAGATGACCGTTCAAAAAGTCTTTTCCAAAAACACAGTCTATGATATCAAAGGATCTGGATATATACCAAAAGGTGAAATATTAAAAGATGGAAAACAGGTTTTATTAAAAGAGTTTGATAACCTTTACCTAACATTCTTAGTGGGGGCTTTATGTAACGAATCAACTATCAACATAATAAACGATAAACCTAAGATAACCGGTGATCCCACAGAAGTAGCTCTTATTATTTCAGCAATGAAAGGGGGTCTAAAGATCGATCATCTTAAATCAGTATTTAAACTGCTATACACAATACCTTTTGAATCAGAAAAAGGATTTATGGCTACCTTTCATAAACATAATGATACATTTTTTATATTTGTAAAAGGTTCTCCAGAAAAGATTTTCGAACTTTGCTCTTTCCATAGTGAATTGTCTCAACTTGAAGCTATAAAAACTGCTGAAACCTTTTCAAAAGATGGGATGAGAGTCTTGGCTTTTGCATACAAAGAGATATCTAAAAACACAGCGATATTGTATCAAACTACTGGCCAAAGTGAATATATACATAATGAGCTAAAGGAACTCACATTTGTGGGACTTCAAGCAATGGTGGATCCTCCAAGACCAGAAGCAATAGAAGCAATAGCAGGTTGTAGAAAGGCTGGAATACGAGTGGTCATGATTACCGGAGATCATGCCCTTACAGCAAAAACAATAGCAAAACAGCTACTTATAATAATAGATGAGGAAGAGGTTTTAATCGGTAAAGATATAGAAAACATGAACGACGATGAACTGTTGGAAAAGGTAAAGTATATAAATGTTTATGCAAGAGTTACACCGGAACACAAACTGAGAATAGTAAACCAACTCAAAAGATTGGGTCATATCGTTGCTGTCACAGGGGATGGGGTAAATGATGCACCAGCTTTAAAATCAGCCCATATAGGTGTAGCAATGGGTAAATCTGGTACAGATGTTGCAAAAGAAGCTTCAGACATGGTACTTACAGACGATAATTTTGCAACTATCTATAAAGCAGTAAAAGAGGGGCGCATTGTTTTTGAAAATATAAGAAAAGTGACCTTTTTTCTCATTCCAACAGCTCTTGGGTCTATACTATCTATACTGGGCACACTGCTTATGAACATACCTATTCCATTAGTACCAGCCCAACTACTCTGGATAAATATAGTAACCAACGGACTACAGGATGTTTCTTTAGCTTTTGAACCAGGTGAAAAAGGTATTGAAACAAGACCACCCAGAAAACCTGAAGAACCGATCATGTCCAAAACCCTTATTGAAAGGACATTTTTAATAGGTATTCTCATCGCTCTAGGTGTCATTTATATCTTTCAACACACATTGGACAAAGGGTACAGTATAGAAAAAGCAAGAACTATGGCTATGACCACTATGGTCTTTTTTCAATTCTTTCAAGCTTGGAATGCTCGTTCTGAAACTGTATCGATATTTAAAATAGATCCTCTCAGCAACAAATTCCTCTTTTTCAGTCTTATTGCTGCCACTTTAGCCCAACTGGCTGTCATATACTTACCACAACTTCAATGGATATTTAGAACAGAACCTTTGAACTGCAATGACTGGCTTCTATTGCTCTTTATATCATCCAGTGTTGTGATTTTAGTAGAAGTGGATAAATATTTGCGTAAAAAACTAAAGTAA
- a CDS encoding SRPBCC family protein, translating into MKLRKIYREQKIFSEVEKVWQFFSSPKNLSTITPHWLDFRVITDIPERMYAGMIIEYRIRPVLGIPIKWITEITHVRDFEFFVDEQRFGPYKFWHHKHLFLPKESYVLMVDDVDYIMPYGFLGDILHFYVSVKLKEIFDFRYKRVEEIFNLS; encoded by the coding sequence ATGAAACTTAGAAAAATTTACAGAGAGCAGAAGATTTTTTCAGAGGTGGAAAAAGTTTGGCAATTTTTTTCTTCACCTAAAAACCTCTCCACAATAACACCGCACTGGCTTGATTTTAGGGTTATTACCGATATTCCTGAAAGAATGTATGCTGGTATGATCATAGAATATAGGATAAGACCTGTATTAGGTATACCAATTAAATGGATTACTGAGATAACCCATGTGAGAGACTTTGAGTTTTTTGTGGATGAACAGAGGTTTGGCCCCTATAAGTTTTGGCATCATAAACATCTTTTTTTACCCAAAGAAAGTTATGTTTTAATGGTGGATGATGTTGATTATATAATGCCATACGGCTTTTTGGGAGATATATTGCACTTTTACGTAAGTGTAAAACTTAAGGAGATATTTGATTTTAGGTATAAAAGAGTTGAAGAGATTTTTAACCTAAGCTAA
- a CDS encoding TRAP transporter substrate-binding protein: MKRRDFIKKAATVASVATATTVIGAPAIHAAPKYNWKMVTTWPPKFPVFQESAEMIAKSIKEMSDGRLNIHVYGGGELVPAFEAFNAVSAGTVEMGHGCPYYWAGKVPGAQLIAAVPFGMNSQQVNSWITSGNGLKLWEELYAPFNVVPFLVGECGMQMGGWFRKEIKSLNDIKGLKMRIPGLGGKVITKAGGTSVTVPASEVFTNLERGVIDATEWVGPYHDYILGLYKAAKFYYYPGWHEPGTVIEAFINKKAWETLPSDLKAIVKAACAQSNAWMVAEFDAKNNFYLEKLKKEHGVKVFKFPEDVMKEFSKLSIEVVEEIASKDPMSKKIWEDYKKFMINIRDLHKNSEFAYADFIF; this comes from the coding sequence ATGAAAAGAAGAGATTTTATTAAAAAAGCTGCAACTGTAGCTTCCGTAGCAACAGCAACTACTGTCATTGGCGCCCCTGCCATCCATGCAGCACCAAAATACAATTGGAAAATGGTTACCACATGGCCTCCAAAATTCCCAGTTTTCCAAGAAAGTGCCGAAATGATTGCAAAATCTATTAAAGAGATGTCAGATGGTAGACTCAATATACATGTTTATGGTGGCGGTGAGCTTGTTCCTGCATTTGAAGCATTTAATGCTGTAAGCGCTGGAACTGTTGAGATGGGTCACGGCTGTCCCTACTATTGGGCTGGAAAGGTTCCGGGAGCTCAGCTCATAGCTGCTGTACCTTTTGGAATGAACAGCCAGCAGGTAAATTCATGGATCACCTCAGGTAATGGGCTCAAACTATGGGAAGAACTGTATGCCCCCTTCAACGTAGTACCATTTTTAGTGGGTGAATGCGGCATGCAGATGGGTGGATGGTTTAGAAAAGAGATCAAGAGCCTTAATGATATAAAAGGTCTCAAGATGAGAATCCCAGGTCTTGGTGGTAAAGTTATTACTAAGGCTGGTGGTACATCAGTTACTGTTCCTGCTTCAGAGGTATTTACAAACCTTGAAAGAGGTGTCATAGATGCTACAGAGTGGGTTGGACCATACCATGACTACATATTAGGTCTATATAAAGCTGCTAAATTCTACTATTATCCAGGTTGGCACGAACCAGGTACTGTCATCGAAGCTTTCATAAACAAAAAAGCCTGGGAAACACTCCCATCAGATCTCAAAGCAATAGTAAAAGCGGCTTGTGCCCAATCAAATGCCTGGATGGTAGCCGAGTTTGACGCCAAAAACAATTTTTATCTTGAGAAATTGAAAAAAGAACACGGAGTTAAAGTGTTTAAATTCCCAGAAGATGTTATGAAGGAGTTTAGCAAACTCTCTATAGAAGTTGTAGAAGAGATTGCTTCTAAGGATCCAATGTCCAAAAAGATATGGGAAGACTATAAAAAATTCATGATAAATATAAGAGACTTACATAAAAACTCAGAATTTGCCTACGCAGATTTTATATTTTAA
- a CDS encoding cytochrome c biogenesis protein CcdA, with protein MEELTFYGVFLAGLLTFLSPCVLPLLPGYISFISGESIDCLTTQGCKGARLKAFLGAIFFGLGFTLVFVALGASATGVGKALNEYRNYFEKIAGVIVVILGVHLMGLYKINTLLLQKKWNFKKINAPFFVEAFLLGVAFVLGWTPCVGPILAGVLSLAAKESTLSHGVMLLFVYSLGLWIPFLLSAIALGFVIGSIKKASKYVIVVEKIAGAMLILIGILMISGSLTSIVSFLTDLFPFLLKLG; from the coding sequence ATGGAAGAGTTAACTTTTTATGGGGTTTTTTTAGCTGGGCTATTGACGTTTTTATCTCCATGTGTGTTACCTTTATTACCAGGGTATATCTCTTTTATTTCTGGAGAGAGTATAGATTGTCTTACCACACAAGGGTGTAAGGGTGCAAGGCTCAAAGCGTTTTTGGGGGCGATTTTTTTTGGTCTGGGTTTTACCTTAGTCTTTGTGGCGCTGGGAGCGTCAGCTACAGGTGTGGGAAAAGCGTTAAATGAGTACCGCAATTATTTCGAAAAAATTGCGGGTGTGATTGTAGTAATACTTGGGGTTCATCTGATGGGGTTGTATAAAATAAACACACTTTTACTACAAAAAAAGTGGAACTTTAAAAAGATCAATGCTCCATTTTTTGTAGAGGCATTTCTGTTGGGTGTTGCTTTTGTGTTGGGCTGGACACCTTGTGTTGGACCTATTCTGGCTGGTGTTTTGTCTTTAGCTGCAAAGGAGAGTACTCTTTCCCACGGAGTAATGCTGCTTTTTGTCTATTCACTTGGACTGTGGATTCCATTTTTATTATCAGCGATAGCTTTAGGCTTTGTAATAGGTAGTATTAAAAAAGCATCAAAGTATGTGATTGTTGTGGAAAAGATCGCTGGGGCTATGCTTATTTTAATAGGGATTTTGATGATCTCAGGGTCTTTGACTTCGATAGTATCTTTTTTAACGGATCTATTCCCTTTTTTATTAAAGTTGGGTTAG
- a CDS encoding TIGR01777 family oxidoreductase, producing the protein MSYFEFSSTFDHSLEELFSWYERKGIICRLIPPWEDVKVIREPDNLQDAEATFILNITPFIRFVWHAKHTDYIRYKQFKDIQLKGPFRRWEHTHIFNKLDENSSLLKDVIYYEPMFNMFLIPEKLVASKLKRTFRYRYTITKNDLSFISKYNNSSPMNIAIAGSNGTIGRELVPILRSHGHRVYRIVRTPSTEKDTILFDIEKGVLKGNFDTIDTVINLAGAPIAEGRWTVEKLRDIENSRIFFTKQLIKALSQTNTTNLHFINASAIGYYGENNHPLDEQGPKGKGYIAELCHQWEESAKNDLFKTTILRIGVVLTPKGGALKKLLSLTKYNLSAVLGSGNQFISWISIDDVIYAICHIIYNKLTGVFNITAPNPVTQKELVDILSKRLKKVRFLTLNEHIVKTLYGTLGTEILLSSCRAIPEHLTKTSFTFYFPQLNSTIDHLLGVVDE; encoded by the coding sequence ATGAGTTATTTTGAATTCAGTTCTACATTTGACCATAGTCTTGAAGAACTTTTTAGTTGGTATGAGAGAAAGGGGATTATTTGCCGTCTAATACCACCATGGGAGGATGTAAAGGTTATAAGAGAACCTGATAATCTTCAAGATGCAGAAGCCACTTTTATATTAAACATTACCCCTTTCATCCGTTTTGTCTGGCATGCTAAGCATACAGATTATATAAGGTATAAGCAATTCAAAGATATTCAGTTAAAAGGACCCTTTAGACGGTGGGAACATACACACATTTTTAATAAGTTAGATGAAAACAGCTCCCTACTAAAAGATGTTATATATTACGAGCCTATGTTTAACATGTTTTTAATACCTGAAAAGCTTGTAGCATCTAAACTCAAAAGAACATTTAGATACAGATATACCATTACAAAAAACGATCTATCTTTCATCTCAAAATATAACAACTCTAGTCCTATGAATATAGCAATAGCAGGCTCAAATGGTACCATAGGAAGAGAACTCGTACCTATACTCAGAAGTCACGGTCATAGGGTATACAGAATAGTTAGAACACCATCAACCGAAAAAGATACAATTCTTTTTGACATAGAAAAAGGGGTTTTAAAAGGTAATTTCGATACTATAGACACAGTCATAAATCTCGCAGGAGCACCCATAGCTGAAGGAAGATGGACTGTTGAGAAATTAAGAGATATAGAAAACAGTAGAATTTTCTTCACCAAGCAATTAATAAAAGCTCTAAGCCAAACAAACACTACCAACCTCCACTTCATAAATGCCTCTGCCATAGGTTATTACGGTGAAAACAATCATCCCCTTGACGAACAAGGTCCAAAAGGGAAAGGATACATTGCAGAACTCTGTCACCAATGGGAAGAGTCAGCTAAAAATGATCTATTTAAAACAACTATACTTAGAATAGGGGTAGTATTGACTCCCAAAGGTGGTGCCCTCAAGAAACTATTATCTCTTACAAAATATAACCTTTCGGCAGTGCTCGGCAGTGGCAACCAATTTATTAGTTGGATAAGTATAGATGATGTCATTTACGCTATATGCCATATAATATACAATAAGCTAACTGGTGTATTCAACATTACAGCACCCAATCCAGTCACCCAAAAGGAACTAGTGGATATACTGTCCAAAAGATTAAAAAAGGTACGTTTCCTTACACTTAATGAACATATTGTAAAAACATTATACGGTACCTTAGGGACAGAAATACTTCTATCCAGCTGTAGAGCAATCCCAGAGCACCTGACAAAAACCAGTTTTACCTTTTATTTTCCCCAACTAAACTCCACCATTGACCATCTGTTAGGAGTAGTGGATGAGTGA